CACCTTCATCCTCTCCACCTCTATCGCGGCCTTTGCCGGGGCGCTCTCGATGCTCAACTACGGGTATGCGACGCCCAGCTTTATCGACCCCACGCGGAACGTGGAGGTTATCTTCGCCGCCCTCATCGGCGGACCCGGCAGCCTCTCCGGGGCCGTCATCGGCGGCGCCATCTATATGGTGATCAGCAACTACCTGGCTTCCTACATACCCCGCTGGGAGCTCTTTCTCGGCCTGGCGCTCCTCATCGTCGTGTTCAGGTTCCGCACCGGGGTCTGGGGCTTTATCAACGACCGTATGAAGCGGCGTCCGGCGACGTACGGATGAGGTGAACCATGATCAGTACCATAGCATACGGACTCACCATAGGAGCGATCCTGTACATCATCAGCATCGGCCTCTCGCTGACCTTCGGGACCATGAGGATCGTGAATTTCGCCCACGGCCTGATCTATACCGTCGGCGCCTATCTCCTCATGACCCTGCTCCCCGTAGCGCGGGAGAATTTCCTGATCGCGGCGGTGATGACCATTGCCGCCGTCGTGCCGCTGAGCTATCTCATCGAGCGGTTCGTCATCCGGAAGCTCTACGGGGTCTCGATCGATTACGCGATCATCGCGACGTATGCGGTGCTGCTGATAGGCGTGGATCTCATCAAGTGGATCTGGGGAGCGAGCCCGGTTCCCCTCACCGATCCTCTCGGCTCCTATGTCACGGTCTTCTCGGTGACCCTCCCGCTCTACCGCCTGCTCATCATAGCCCTCTCCCTGGCGCTGTACGCCGCCTTGTGGCTCTTCTTCAAAAAGACGATGGTGGGCAAGATCGTTGTCGCGGCCCTCGAGGATAAGGATGCGGTGCGGAGCCTCGGCATCAGCGTGGACCGTTATTTTTCCTACGTTTTCGTTCTGGGGAGCTGCCTCGCGGCGCTCGGCGGGCTGCTCTATGCACCCATAACGTCCGTGCATCCCTACATGGGATTCATGATACTCCTCATAAGCTTTGCCGTGGTCATCGTCGGAGGGCTCGGCAATCTCAGGGGCACGTTCATCGCCGCCTTTGCCCTGGGAATGGTCATGGCGATTACCGGGAGGTTCTGGGGACCGGCTGCCGAGACCATGGTCTTTGCGGTGATGGCGGTGGTGCTCATCATAAAACCGATAGAAGTATAACGATAGTGTTCAGGCGAAGCAGCTCCCTTCCTTCATCTGCCGGGGCATCTGCCGGGGTGCGGGGGCCTTCCTTTCCCGGTGCCCGGAAACGGTCCTGCCGGACATAAGGTAAATAAATAGATACATAAAATTATGCGAAACTCTTGCTTTTTTCAGGATGCTATGTTTTATTAGTTATGATTAGTAATTTCGTTGGACAGAGGGTAGGATGAAAAAGATTGCTGAAGCAGATAGGAAGGAAATGCCGCTGTATCCTATCGGAATTGTCGCTGAATTGATAGGGATTACCGAGCAGACACTGCGGCTCTACGAGAAACACGGGCTTATCAGGCCGGCCCGGCGCAACAAGAACAGGTACTACTCCG
This is a stretch of genomic DNA from Nitrospirota bacterium. It encodes these proteins:
- a CDS encoding branched-chain amino acid ABC transporter permease gives rise to the protein MISTIAYGLTIGAILYIISIGLSLTFGTMRIVNFAHGLIYTVGAYLLMTLLPVARENFLIAAVMTIAAVVPLSYLIERFVIRKLYGVSIDYAIIATYAVLLIGVDLIKWIWGASPVPLTDPLGSYVTVFSVTLPLYRLLIIALSLALYAALWLFFKKTMVGKIVVAALEDKDAVRSLGISVDRYFSYVFVLGSCLAALGGLLYAPITSVHPYMGFMILLISFAVVIVGGLGNLRGTFIAAFALGMVMAITGRFWGPAAETMVFAVMAVVLIIKPIEV